TTCCCACCCTGGGATCCGCCATGTCCCAGGACCAAGCCCAGCCCTGCTGAACCAGGAGCAAGTTCCTCAGGAAGAGGCTGCAGCAGCCCCCTTGACGGATGTCCTGAGCCCCAGTGCAAGCAAGGCTGACTTAGCCCCCAGAGCAGGCAAGGCCCAGAGGCCAGATTCCCCACCAGGAACAGGCAGGGCCAGCAGGTCCCTGTTTATCCCTAGTCCATGGGTAGGAGCTGGGGTGGGATCAGATGTGTCCCCTGGAACATTCCGGAACATCCTAAGAGCTTAGAAGGTGTAGTTCAGTAGCCAAGCCCACCAGAGAGGCCCTGGTCATATCTTTCTAAAATAAGGGGTCCCAGGGATTCATGGGCTACACCTTGACCCTTGTTCTCCCCCCAATTATCACGTGCTACGGAATCAGTGCTCCGGTCCCCACGGCCTGGAGACACCCAGGAGACAGCTGCTCCTCCCTCCCTGGAGAGGCCCCTCCTGCCGGCCTGGGCCTGCTGGGCGCTGTGGGCAGGTGCAGGGGAGGACAGCGGCAGCACCCGTGTTCCCTGGAGGCAACCTCGCAGGCTTTCCGCCCCGGCTGCTAGGCAGGGGGCGCTGTGGAGCGCAAGCCTTCCACCTGCTAGACCCAGGACAGCGGCGGGCATCTGCGCCATCTGGCGGGGCCTGGGCCCGGGAGTGATACCAGGCTGTCAGTGGCCGGGGTGCTGCCGGCAGGGACGGAGGGCAGGAAGGCCGGGCTGCTGGCCGCAGGCGCCGCTGTCTCCCTGGAGGGGAATGCAGATCGTGCCCGTGCAGGGGCAGCAACTGAGCTCCTGGGCATGTGTGGAAGAGACCTGGGTCCCAGAGACCCACTTGGACAAGCCTCTGGGCAGGGGTCAGAGTATGAGGGTGGCCTCCTCCCAGGGCAGTTCCTGGTAGCTCCCTGGTGCTTGGGTTCGGGCCTGCCTCTAGGCAGTCACAGGGTCTCAGGCTGGAGGGGGTGACACTGACTCGTGGCCACTGTATTGGCGCCCTGCTGCTGTGAGGTTGGTGTCCCCCGGCCATCTGCCCTGGTGCTGGTCCCTGCTGGCCTCTCCACACCCCCCAAGATTCACTACTCTACCACCGATCTAAGCCAGGGCTCGGTAGATGTTCTGAATGGCCAGAGTTCATGCTTTTGACTCTGTGGGTCACACGGTCTCCAGCTCTGTGACTGCAATGTGAGGACAGCCATGAATGAATGATTCACAAATAGACGCAtagctgtattccaataaaacttggTTTACAAAACAGGAGGCAAGTCCTCAGGCCGTGGTTTGTGGACCCCTGGTCTAAAAGGGCTGTTGTCGGAGCCTTCTCTGGTTCCCCACGTGGGTGCCCAGCCACTGTAGAAGGGAGCAAGGATGAGTGAGGGGAGCAGTGAAAGTTGGAGAGGCACCCAGAGGTGCCAGAGACATAGCAGTTCTGGCCCTGGGCTTTGGGGTCTGAGGTCCTGGGGATTCAGGCCCTGCAGTCTATTTAGGCCAAACGGCAAGGAGCAGCAGGGGCTGTTGGGTTCGCACCCAGGACTCAGGTGTGGCTGCTCCCCAGTTCCAGAACCTTTCGCCACTCCTGTGGCTTCCTTATTCTTCatccccactgtgcccagccagtctgCTGTGTCCCGCAGTCCGCAGACTGTGGCTGAGGCAGAGTGGGCTCCGGGACACACAGGCGGTGGATGGAGCAGTGAGCCTCAGTGCATCTGATGGGGCCGACTTCCTGCCCTCAGCAGCCTGGCGTGACCCTCACTGGGCAGCAAGCTCCCGGCCACCTGGGACGCCTTCCTAGCACATTGGGGTTTGCCCACCAGGGTTTGACCTTGTGTGCCCCTGtccatttctccttcctccaGTCCCTGCTGGGCCCCACGGGGGTTGGACCTGGGTTTGATCTCATCCCTGGAGGTCCCCCAACTGTACGGCTTCTGGTCACCCCTTGGGCCCTTTTCCAGCAGCGGCTTCCATGCGTTGGGGTCGGGCTCACGGGTGGCCTATCCCACTGAGAGGCATCACCTGGTGAAgagcagcccccagccccagaggGTGCCTGGCCCTGAGCCGTCCTGACCCCTCCCTTCCGGCTTTCTACACTTCAGGGCAAGGAGCTGCTGGCACAGAAGCTGCCGCTGTGGCAACAGGCCTGTGCCGACCCCAGCAAGATCCCGGAGCGCGCCGTGCAGCTGATGCAGCAGGTGGCAAGCAACGGCGCTGCTCTCCCCAGCGCCCTGTCGGCCTCTAAGTCCAACCTGGTCATCTCCGACCCCATTCCGGGGGCCAAGCCCCTGCCGGTACCCCCCGAGCTGGCACCATTTGTGGGGGTGAGTCTGTGGCCTCCAGAAAGCGTCACGGGTGTGGGAGGGAGGGCAGCTCGTTCTTGGGGGTAGGGGAGCGGCCAGGGTACAGAGGCCAAGGGCACCTGCTTGAGGGGGTGGAGGGTGCTCTTCCCCCCGCCTTGCCCGGGGGGGGCTCCAGTAACAGCCTGCCCCACTCCTTCCCTGCAGCGGATGTCTGCCCAGGAGAACACACCCATCATGAATGGCGTGGCGGGCCCGGATGGCGAGGACTATAGCCCCTGGGCTGACCGAAAGGCTGCCCAGCCCAAATCCCTGTCTCCTCCGCAGTCTCAGAGCAAGCTGAGCGACTCCTACTCCAACACGCTCCCTGTGCGCAAGAGCGTGACCCCCAAAAACAGCTATGCCACCAGTAAGGGCTCTGCTGGGGAGTTGGGCTGGGATCCTTGGGCGCACCTCCCCAGGCCCTGTAGTCATGCCACACCCTGGAGTTTGGGGCCTGGGAGACCCTGAGGCTCAcaagtgtgactgtgtgtgtgcgtgcctaCATGTGTGTGGTACATGTGTGCTTGCGTAGCACTCAGCTCCCTGCTGTCAAGCCTCTGGTGCTCGGCGGGGGCATGAGTGGGGTACAGGGTTATCAGGCTCCTGCAGGCAGCAGCCATTAGGGAGCAGGTGGCTGCTGTTCCGGAGAGCTTAGCCGTCCCAGGAACGCCTCACGCACTCATTGGTGCACACCTCCACCAGGCTCCCTGGGCTCTGCTGCCAGCaaggggggggggggcggggcagAGTCCCCTTACATGTCCCTTGTCCCAGCAGCcgagaacaagactctgcctcgtTCGAGCTCCATGGCAGCCGGCCTGGAGCGCAATGGCCGCATGCGGGTAAAGGCCATCTTCTCCCACGCCGCTGGGGACAACAGCACCCTGCTGAGCTTCAAGGAGGGTGACCTCATTACCCTGCTGGTGCCTGAGGCCCGGGACGGCTGGCACTACGGAGAGAGTGAGAAGACCAAGATGTGAGTGTTTGCTGGGGCTGGGTCCAGGGGCAGATGGATGCCTGCAAGCATGCGGGGTGGCGGCTCAGATGCATTGGGGGGTTCCAGGGGCAGATGCCTGCAGCAAGCGTGCGGGGTGGTGCTCAGATGTGTTAGGGGGCAGGTTCCAGGGGCCGCTGCCTGCAGCAAGCGTGTGGGGTGGCAGTGCTCAAATGCACGGGGACCTCCCTGTATTCAGACTGACTGTGCAGGTCACAGGTTCTCGCCTTAGAAAACGTGGGCAGAGAGCAAACATGACCTCGGGTATTCCCACCAGCAGGCATCCTCCCCCTGGCAGGGTTCTTTACCCTCCCACCTCCCGGCAGGATCTTCCCCAACAGGAGGGGTCTCCCCCCACACCAGAGGTCTCCCACTGCAGAGTCTGGTGACCTTGCACCATCGCCTCCCTCTGCCACTCAGTTGGGCGCAGGGTGTGGCGTACTACATGTGTACACGCTCAGCATGTCTGGCCAAAGCCCTGTGGGTAGGGCATGAGTTTCCTGCAGTTCACAGATGCAGAGCAGGGCTTGGCCATCCTGAGACCGAAGCCTTTTTTCGGTCTTCAACTCTCACACACCTGATGGGCTCTATAGTTTGGAGTTCTAGAAGTCACCTCATGGTGAATGTTGTTGCAGAGAGGCTGGGCCAGGCTGCCACCCTCGCTGGACTTGGGGGCTGCCTGGGTCGGGCTCCCTTCTCAGGGCTGTGTTTAGGTGTATCTTTTGGTAAGACGGGAAAAGGGCCTGACATTTGTGCCTTCCTGTGCCCCCTGGGGGGTACTAAGGGCAGGGGGTCTCCCAGGAGGCttggggaggaggctgagggcgAGGTGTCTCCCAGGAGGCCTGATGAGGGGCCTGAGGACGGGGGTTTCCCAGGAGACTGCTCCACCCCTTCCAGTGGCCATTCCGGCCTTGTTCCCGTCCGTGGCTCAGTGTGGTGTTGGGGCTGGGAAGCAGGAGCGATGGCTCTGCCTGGGCCCTGGGGCGTTGCAGTTGGGTCAGGTGGGGCCGGCAGCTCCCATTAGGGTGGGGACAGCCCAGGCTGCCTTCCCCTTGAGGCTGAGCACACAGCGGAAGTGGGCTGGAGTCTTGGTTTCTCCGGAGCGCTGGCATCTGTTCCTTCAGAGACAGCGGTGCAGCCATGCTGGGGAGTTAGAGGGACCTGGGCTTGACGGTGGTTGACGGGGGAACGATGGTTGTGGGGGATGGGGCGCCATTGCCCCACCTGGGGGTCTCCGCGCTGAGCATGGCTCTTACCTGGGGCCTCTCTTCCAGGCGGGGCTGGTTTCCCTTCTCTTACACCCGGGTCCTGGACAGCGACGGCAGCGACAGGCTGCACATGAGGTGAGCGCTGGGCCTGATGGGAGGGCAAGGTCCCTAGCTCTGGAGAGGGGATGACCAGGCCCCTAGGCTCAGAGAGCTGGGCTGGGCTTCCGGCTCCTTGTGGGTGGAAGCACAGAGGTGCCCTGCGCGGCGGGGCCTGAGCCCTGGGGACACCAGTGCAGGTGGCAGGTGCTGTGAGGGCTGCTCCTGGGCACCAGGTGTGCGGGGCCTGGCTGTCCCAGGTCCTCCGGGTTCTCCTAGCCTTCAGAGAATCACAGCTGAAAGCTGGTAGTGGCGGGGCTGCTGGGAGGGGCGGGGATTGCCGTGGCAACGCAGCCCCTCTagaatcctcctggctcagcttcatgaccaggaggtgggagggaggccgGACTGGCCCGGCCCATTGTCCCCAGGGCTTCGGCCTTGGCCTGAGAGCAGCCTGCCCGCATGTGGTGTGCGATAGGTGAGGGTGGGCTGTCCAGGAACAGGGTGCGGGTTGTGGGGGGCCCGGACTGCTGGACCGCCTCTGAGTCTCTGTCCCTGCAGCTTGCAGCAAGGGAAGAGCAGCAGCACAGGCAACCTCCTGGACAAGGACGACTTGGCCATCCCGCCCCCCGACTACGGCGCCACCTCCCGCGCCTTCCCTGCCCAGACGGCCAGTGGCTTCAAGCAGAGGCCCTACAGCGTGGCCGTGCCGGCCTTCTCCCAGGTCAGCAAGCGGGAGGGCCCGCAGGTGGAACGGTGGGCAGCCTGTAGTCCTGTACTGGAGCCTCCGCTGACAGGCCAGGCGCCTGGGGCTCTGGGTTTCTTTGGGTAGCTCTGGGGCGAAGACTCTGTGATTTGGGACATTTGTGTACACCCCTGCTTGGACCACAGGCTGCCCGCCTTGCCCCAGCAGGCTCCCTGTGTGGGCGCGCTCGGGCTGGGGGTGGCCCATCATCACTCATCATCACTCATCACTCAGGTGCCCTCAGCCAGCCACAGACAGCTCACTGCTGTGCCCACCGGGGCAGCATCTGGGCTGGGAAGTGGCTGGCCTAGGGATGGGCCTGGACGCTGCCACCTCTTGGGAGACCCGGGgggggtcagggaaggcctgGCTTCCAGGATCCCTTCCGGAGAGCCTCGGGGCTCCCTCAGTCACAGCCATGGATGGAGCATGTGCTGCTCAGCCCTGGCACATGGCGGGGCCCTTCCAGTCAGTGTGACCCTGGATTTGGGCCATCTGGTGCCAGCAGCCAGAGGTTCAGGGTCAGGGCCTGAGTCCTTGGCCCTGGCATAGGCCCCGGGAAGCTGCGGATCATGGCGGTCGTGAAATTTAAGGCTGGGGCAGGGTCCGGGGGTGCTTCGCGGCTTGCTGGGTCCAGCCCACCCCATCCAGAGAGGCTCCTGGGGTTGGAGGGGTGGAGACCCCTACTGGCCTAGGGCTCCTCAGCCAGAGGTTCAGTGTGTGGGATGTTGGCTGGGGTAGCAGCTTTGCTCCCGGAGCCAGGCTACAGGGCTGGGCCTCAGGCAGTGAGTAGAGAGAACACCCAGCTTTCCAAGATATGGGCAGCCTGGGTGACCGCTCAGCCATTGACCCACAAATGAGGGGCCCCTAGGTTGACAGCCtgagctgaggctgcaggagGCGAGCTGGAGAGGGTCGGGCTCTGGGCGGTGGATGCCACAAGCTGGTCTCTGTGCTAGGAGAGCCACGGCGGGGTCTGCACCTGCCTTAGGCCCTGGGCAAGCCCATGTTGGCAGCTAAAGGTCAtagccagccccagccccacgcCTGGGCTCTTCTCCTGGGCAGTGTCACCCTCGCCGGGTCTGGGATGGTACACATGACAAGTTTCCAGGAGACTGCAGCTGGGATCCGGGCCTGGGTCCCCCCACCCATGGGCCCGCCCAGGCATGGGTGAGGTGCTGCAGGTGCCCTGAGGGGCCTCAGCTCCCTGGGGGCAGGCAGAGGGTCCCGGGCGGCCGGTCCTGCGTGTGCTTTGGAGTGTGCCACATGCACACAGTCTGACTTGGCCGCTGGCTGGAGGAGGCATCCCCATTAATTTGGGCAGTCATCACTTCACCACAGGGACCAGGGCTCCAGGCAGGCCCCTGAGTGCTGGGCCAGGAGATGGGGAGCCTTCCAAGGGAACAGGATTTGAACCCTGCCCAGGCGGGATCACTGCGGGTGTGTACAGGCACCGGAGGGGGGTGACCTCAGCCCCGTCACCTGGCCTGACCTGTTTCCACCTTTGCCCCCAGGGTCTGGAAGACTATGGATCGAGGTCCATGAGCAGGTAAGGGGCCTTTCAGACCTGTCTGTGGGACCATGGTGGGTCTGCAAGAGGCTGGGTCAGGGCAGGTCCCTCTCTTAGGACCTGGGGTCAACTCTTGTTCCTTTAGGGCCCAGCCTGGCCCTTCACCCCTGCTAGAGCCGGGGACGCCCCCCAGGGCCTCCTGCTCTCTCCCAGTGGCACAGGACGCCCCCTGGGCCCTGCCCCTCTTTCCTGGCATCAGGCCAGCCCCATCCATCCGTGTCAGGCAAGGACAGGGTTGGGGAAGGTGGCTAAGGGTGCCATTGATGGCTGGGGCTGCAGCCTGTGCTCCACCCTTGTCCTGGGCCTTCCCTGAGGGAGCTACTGGAAGGGGCATTGCTGGGTGCGGGCGGATGCGCCACCGGTGGCTGGCAGCAGTGTGCAGCTGGGCAGCCGTCCTGTGCTTTGTTCGCAGTGGCAGCGGCACGCTGGTGTCCACAGTGTGAGGACGCTGACCCCGGGCAGCCGCTGCTCTGAAGAGCTTCCGCGCCGTCCCCCCGGTCTCCGTCCGTTTTCCTCCTCAGCTCTCGCTGGTTTGTTCTTGGGTTTTCTTTCCCACCTGCCCCCTGCCTTTTGGTTGGTGACCCCAGACTCTGTGATCCCACAGGGTCCATGGTGCTGCTCTACCCGCCCCGTGTTCGCGCGCCCCTCCCCGTGTGTCCCAGCCTTTCGAGCAGAAACTGCCAGGCAGGACCCACCCTGCAGTGTCTGTGGCACTCTGCTTTTCTCAGACTCGCCGTGAGCCAGGTCTAaagtttgaagaaaaagaaaaatatttaaaaaaaaaaaaaaaaaaatgaaaaacgggaaaaaggactttttttcctgaaaaacaaaacccGATCTGCATGGACTCTGGTGTGCGCACCGCTATCTCGCATCTGACTCCCTGGCGCGCTGGCCTCTGTCCGGACGGGGAAGGCGCTGGCGTCCCTGGCCGCCCTGGCCCCCGTCAAGGGCTGCACAGGGAAAGGGGGCTTGTGCCAAGCTCAGGGGGCCTCCTGAGGAAACCGGCCGCTCCTGTGAGGGAGGCCGGGCCCAGGCACCCGAGGGCTTCTCCCTCTGGACGCCAAGGGCCAGGTGTACATAGAGCAGAGAGGCAGGGTGGCGTTGCCTCCTGTTGGGCACCAGCAGGAGGGAGGTCCGGGACAGGCGCTGCCCGGCCGCACATGGACATTCCAAAGACCTCCAGagaccaccccacccccacattcCTTTGACCAGCCTTGTGAGGGCATTGAAGCTGCCCCGGGCTACCTGGCTGCCCGGGGCAGGGTCTGCGGGCTGGGCCTGGCCAGGGGAGGGCAGCTCTGGGCACGCCACACCCAGGCCTCCCACCTGGGAGAAGCAGGCAGTCCCTGCCTGGTTCTTCCTAAACGCTCTCGTCTTTTTGTGTGTCTTGGTGACTTTGGAAACAAACACAGTGGACTCAGTGGCTTCCGGTATTGTCTCTTCACACACTGAACTCTGGGGAGTGGGCACAGGCCCCGCCTGCCTGCCGCTGGGGGCCCCGGGAAGCCGAGACGCTCCTTGATCTGATGTGGTTTAGCAAAAGCCTCCCGCACACCTCCCCGTGGACTGGGACGTGGCTGGTAGTGTTTGTGTGGGAGCAGCTCAAGCCGCGGACTGCGCGACGTTAAGGAAAACGTGGCCGGACCGGGCCCCGTGTAGAGACCCTTCCGCGCTGGCGCTCCTGCTGCGCTAAAGATTCCAAATCCAGGGGACTCCATGCTCAATGGATGAATGTAGACACAAAAACAGCAACACTTGTATGAAGACGTAAAGTGCTCcacatattttttcctgtttcctttcctttttttaaaatcgGAATTGTGCCCTGTACTGCAGTTACTTGTtggaataaaagttttatttattgcaCGAGTTGGGTATGGACCTCTTTCCGGTACCCGGCGTGCAGCTGGGCCACGGGGGCCCCGCCTCGTGCCCGTTTCTGCCGGGTACTTTCTCGACACTCTGTCGCCTGCTGGAGTAACCTGGGCTTGCAAACAGTGCCAGCCTGGCGACAGTCGCGCACCCTGACGGGGTTCCGGGGGCCCGTCGTCCCCGGGGAGAGTGTGGGCTGCCTCACGGCTGAGGCGGGCTCCGCAGGCGCCGTCCGTCTGCAAGGGCCGGTGCCCCAGCCGTGTGCCCGCTCCGCGTGCTCCGGGGTCCGGGATCTCCTCCAGGCAGCTCGCCCGTGGCCCCTCCTCTGCGCCGAGTCCCAGACCCCGTGCCGCCTCCAACTGAGCCTTGTGTTTCCTTACAGCGCTGATGTGGAAGTGGCCAGACTCTGAGCCGCCTGACTAGAGTTAGTAAGTTGCCTGACGCGCTTGTGCGGTCAGTGGCCTCTCCAGCGGCTCTACACGGGCCCTCTGGCCTCAGCCACGCAGCCTGGGTGGGGAAGGCCCAGCTGCCTGGTGGGGCTGGGGGTCCGCCGAGCCTGCCTCTTGCTCTGGGTGTCGGGCCTTCTCTCCCGGGTTCCCTCCTTGGGTTCATGGTCTCCTTCCCCCTATCTTGGAAGCTTGTGGGCTCTGGCTGGCTGCGCCTGGGGCTCCCCCCACTGTTGGGTGTGGCTCTGGCCCTGACCCTCTGTCTGGTCCTCTCCCGCCCTGCCGGCCCTTCAGTTACAGTCAAAGGGTGACTGTGGCAAGCAGCTGCCACCGGGCCTCTCCCACCTGACCCGCAGCGCCGGCTTGGGCTCCTCTGGGTGTGCCTTTGGGACTGTGGTTGGGGTCCTGGGGACAGCCTGGGGGAGCTCCATGGCCACTGGGGCATGCTGCTTCTGTCCCCCAAGCCCCACAGCGTGGTCCCAAGACACTGGCTGCATCTTGTCTGGCTCTGCAGACCTGGAGGCTGCTGGGTCCAGGTTGGAGCTGATGCTCACTCCGGGGCGCTGGGCCTCTCTGGCTCCAGTTCCGGTGGGACTCTGAAGTCGGggtctgagcctgtttcctccaGGGTTGAGGGGGCCACTTCCCTGGTTTCCAGTGTATACTTGGGATGTGCCAGGCTGTGCAGGAGCAGGCCCTCTGCCCTCATGCCCATACCTTCCAATCCCCAGCACCTGCGTCTGGGCAGGTCCTGCTTCCCACCACCCTCCTGTCCCCAGGGTGCTGGAAGAGTGGCTCCGCAGAGCCAGTGCCCACGTCCTTCACAAAGGACGGCAGTCCCCAAGTGTCCCTGGTGGTCACAGCAGGCATCCCGGCCCATGGCAGCCAGGCCACAGGCAGATCAAAGACCCCGTCCTGTGTAGCTGCCTTTCTGTGGTTGAGATTCAGGACGAGTTCTGTAGGTTTGTAGAAAACTGCCGCTGAAGCACGGGGACTGGATGGGGGTGCCCTGGGCTGGCCCGGGCTGCCACCTCgccttcctcctccatcttcctccctTCCAAGACCCCCTACTTCCCCAGGTCCCTCTGAGCTGAGGGGGCTGTGCTGCCCTTGCCTGGTGAGGCTTGGGAGGGGTGAAGGCTTGGAGGTGAGGCTGCAACAGCCTCTGTCAGGGACCACATCCCTTGGTGGAGGGCAGAGACCCAGGTGGCAGTGCCAGTAGGGCGGTGGTGCTCATCTCAGCCCAGCACTGCACCCCAGCGCCAGGGGTCAGTCTCCTGGCCACACCATCAGCCTGGTCTGACAACTCAGCTGGGATTGGAGGTGTCGAAAGCCACTTGCAGTTGGTCAAGGGACTCCCCAGCTGTCGCCACCCTGCAGTGCCCCAGCTTTGGGCCCTGGGAAGGGGGCCTTGGAATGAGAGTGGAGGGCTGAGTGCCCCTGGCCATTGTCCACATTCCTTGTCAGTGAGGCCCAAGCACTCACGCTAGACTGGATTCCAGAAGGGCTGACCTTCTGAAGACATGGAGGAACAGTTTTAAGTGGAGGCAGATCAGCCCCTGTCCGCCCACTTCTGGTCTGGCGTCGCCTCACTGGTTGCAACACACTTTGTGATGGCTCCGTTTCTCCTCGGCATCTTTCTGTTTCATGTTCAAGTCGTCGGTTCAGGAAGTGATCCTAGGTAGCTGCCCACATTCCGAAGCGCACCTAGGTTCTGCTTGGCTGCAGTGGGAAGCTGCTCTCCCTTAGGGAGCTGGACTCTGGGGATGGGAGCCCTGAGACATGCCAGGAGCCACCCATGGGCTGGCGGGCGTTCCCAGCCCCTCAAACTCCAGCTGTGAGAGACCTCCTGACCAGCTCCTTCCTGGCAGAGGTGCCCACGCCCAGGCCTCCTGGCCCCAGCTGGTTCTGTGGCGCTGGCATCCATGCCTTGTGTAAAAGCTGccagttggctgggcacagtggcccatgcctgtaataccagcactttggggcaGGCGAGAGGATctcttaagcctaggagtttgagatcagcctgggcaacataaggagacccccgtctcaacaaaaaaatttttaattagccaagcatagtggcatgcccctgcagtcccagcttcttgggaggctgaggtgggaggattgcttgagcctagaggtagaggttgcagtaagctgtgactgtgccactgtactccagcctggaggacagaaaagactgtctcaaaataatacaatttaaaaattacaaaagctaCTGCTCACCCCTGCGGCCTTGCTTAGGAGGCTCTGATGGGTGCCTCTCAGTGAGGAGAAAGAGCCCAGAGCCTCTGTATCCTGAGGCCAGCGCCCTGCCCACCCCGCAGCTCCCCGAACGCAACGCAGGCCTCCTCAGGGCCATCTGTTCTTGGATGTGTCCAGTGACTTTCCTTTGCCGGCTCAAGAGGTGCTGGTGGTGTCACTGGGTAGTTGGTGAGAGGTGCTGGTGGTGTCACTGGGTACTCGGTGAGAGGTGCAGGTGGTGTCACTGGGTAGTTGGTGAGAGGTGCTGGTGGTGTCACTGGGTACTCGGTGAGAGGTGCTGGTGCTGTCACTGGGTACTTGGTGAGAGGTGCTGGTGCTGTCACTGGGTACTTGAGGTGCTGGTGCTCACTGGGTACTTGGTGAGAGGTGCTGGTGCTGTCACTGGGTACTTGGTGAGAGGTGCTGGTGCTGTCACTGGGTACTTGGTGAGAGGTACAGGTGGTGTCACTGGGTAGTTGGTGAGAGGTGCTGGTGCTGTCACTGGGTACTTGGTGAGAGGTGCTGGTGGTGTCAGTGGGTACTCAGTGAGAGGTGCTGGTGCTGTCACTGGGTACTTGGTGAGAGGTGCAGGTGGTGTCACTGGGTAGTTGGTGAGAGGTGCTGGTGCTGTCACTGGGTACTTGGTGAGAGGTGCTGGTGGTGTCACTGGGTACTCGGTGAGAGGTGCTGGTGCTGTCATTGGGTACTTGGTGAGAGGTGCAGGTGGTGTCACTGGGTAGTTGGTGAGAGGTGCTGGTGGTGTCACTGGGTAGTTGGTGAGAGGTGCTGGTGCTGTCACTGGGTACTTGGTGAGAGGTGCTGGTGCTGTCACTGGGTACTTGAGGTGCTGGTGCTCACTGGGTACTTGGTGAGAGGTGCTGGTGCTGTCACTGGGTACTTGGTGAGAGGTGCTGGTGCTGTCACTGGGTACTTGGTGAGAGGTACAGGTGGTGTCACTGGGTAGTTGGTGAGAGGTGCAGGTGGTGTCACTGGGTAGTTGGTGAGAGGTGCTGGTGCTGTCACTGGGTACTTGGTGAGAGGTGCTGGTGCTGTCACTGGGTACTTGGTGAGAGGTGCTGGTGCTGTCACTGGGTACTTGGTGAGAGGTGCTGGTGGTGTCAGTGGGTACTTGGTGAGAGGTGCAGGTGCTGTCACTGGGTAGTTGGTGAGAGGTGCTGGTGGTGTCACTGGGTACTTGGTGAGAGGTGCAGGTGCTGTCACTGGGTAGTTGGTGAGAGGTGCTGGTGGTGTCACTGGGTACTTGGTGAGAGGTACTGGTGGTGTCACTGGGTACTTGGTGAGAGGTGCAGGTGCTATCACTGGGTAGTTGGTGAGAGGTGCTGGTGGTGTCACTGGGTACTTGGTGAGAGGTGCAGGTGCTGTCACTGGGTACTTGGTGAAAGGTGCTGGTGGTGTCACTGGGTAGTTAGTGAGAGGTGCTGGTGCTGTCACTGGGTAGTTGGTGAGGTGCTGGTGCTGTCACTGAGTACTTGGTGAGAGGTACTGGTGCTGTCATTGGGTAGTTGGTGAGAGGTGCTGGTGCTGTCACTGGGTAGTTGGTGAGAGGTGCTGTCACTGAGTAGTTGGTGAGGTGCTGGTGCTGTCACTGGGTAGTTGGTGAGAGGTGCTGGTGCTGTCACTGGGTAGTTGGTGAGAGGTGCTGGTGCTGTCACTGGGTACTTAGTGAGAGGTGCTGGAGGTATCACTGGGTAGTTGGTGAGAGGTGCTTGTGCTGTCACTGGGTAGTTGGTGAGAGGTGCTGGTGCTATCACTGGGTACTTAGAGGTGCTGGTGGTGTCAGTGGGTACTTGGTGAGAGGTGCTGATGCTGTCACTGGGTACTTGGTGAGAGGTGCTGGTGCTGTCATTGGGTACTTAGTGAGAGGTGCTGGT
This is a stretch of genomic DNA from Saimiri boliviensis isolate mSaiBol1 chromosome 17, mSaiBol1.pri, whole genome shotgun sequence. It encodes these proteins:
- the BAIAP2 gene encoding BAR/IMD domain-containing adapter protein 2 isoform X6; translation: MSLSRSEEMHRLTENVYKRVAGKYWRHLFPIFSAALKPESRNFRGESWGVTIMEQFNPSLRNFIAMGKNYEKALAGVTYAAKGYFDALVKMGELASESQGSKELGDVLFQMAEVHRQIQNQLEEMLKSFHNELLTQLEQKVELDSRYLSAALKKYQTEQRSKGDALDKCQAELKKLRKKSQGSKNPQKYSDKELQYIDAISNKQGELENYVSDGYKTALTEERRRFCFLVEKQCAVAKNSAAYHSKGKELLAQKLPLWQQACADPSKIPERAVQLMQQVASNGAALPSALSASKSNLVISDPIPGAKPLPVPPELAPFVGRMSAQENTPIMNGVAGPDGEDYSPWADRKAAQPKSLSPPQSQSKLSDSYSNTLPVRKSVTPKNSYATTENKTLPRSSSMAAGLERNGRMRVKAIFSHAAGDNSTLLSFKEGDLITLLVPEARDGWHYGESEKTKMRGWFPFSYTRVLDSDGSDRLHMSLQQGKSSSTGNLLDKDDLAIPPPDYGATSRAFPAQTASGFKQRPYSVAVPAFSQGLEDYGSRSMSSGSGTLVSTV
- the BAIAP2 gene encoding BAR/IMD domain-containing adapter protein 2 isoform X2, with amino-acid sequence MSLSRSEEMHRLTENVYKTIMEQFNPSLRNFIAMGKNYEKALAGVTYAAKGYFDALVKMGELASESQGSKELGDVLFQMAEVHRQIQNQLEEMLKSFHNELLTQLEQKVELDSRYLSAALKKYQTEQRSKGDALDKCQAELKKLRKKSQGSKNPQKYSDKELQYIDAISNKQGELENYVSDGYKTALTEERRRFCFLVEKQCAVAKNSAAYHSKGKELLAQKLPLWQQACADPSKIPERAVQLMQQVASNGAALPSALSASKSNLVISDPIPGAKPLPVPPELAPFVGRMSAQENTPIMNGVAGPDGEDYSPWADRKAAQPKSLSPPQSQSKLSDSYSNTLPVRKSVTPKNSYATTENKTLPRSSSMAAGLERNGRMRVKAIFSHAAGDNSTLLSFKEGDLITLLVPEARDGWHYGESEKTKMRGWFPFSYTRVLDSDGSDRLHMSLQQGKSSSTGNLLDKDDLAIPPPDYGATSRAFPAQTASGFKQRPYSVAVPAFSQGLEDYGSRSMSSGSGTLVSTV
- the BAIAP2 gene encoding BAR/IMD domain-containing adapter protein 2 isoform X3 produces the protein MSLSRSEEMHRLTENVYKTIMEQFNPSLRNFIAMGKNYEKALAGVTYAAKGYFDALVKMGELASESQGSKELGDVLFQMAEVHRQIQNQLEEMLKSFHNELLTQLEQKVELDSRYLSAALKKYQTEQRSKGDALDKCQAELKKLRKKSQGSKNPQKYSDKELQYIDAISNKQGELENYVSDGYKTALTEERRRFCFLVEKQCAVAKNSAAYHSKGKELLAQKLPLWQQACADPSKIPERAVQLMQQVASNGAALPSALSASKSNLVISDPIPGAKPLPVPPELAPFVGRMSAQENTPIMNGVAGPDGEDYSPWADRKAAQPKSLSPPQSQSKLSDSYSNTLPVRKSVTPKNSYATTENKTLPRSSSMAAGLERNGRMRVKAIFSHAAGDNSTLLSFKEGDLITLLVPEARDGWHYGESEKTKMRGWFPFSYTRVLDSDGSDRLHMSLQQGKSSSTGNLLDKDDLAIPPPDYGATSRAFPAQTASGFKQRPYSVAVPAFSQGLEDYGSRSMSSADVEVARL
- the BAIAP2 gene encoding BAR/IMD domain-containing adapter protein 2 isoform X1, producing the protein MSLSRSEEMHRLTENVYKTIMEQFNPSLRNFIAMGKNYEKALAGVTYAAKGYFDALVKMGELASESQGSKELGDVLFQMAEVHRQIQNQLEEMLKSFHNELLTQLEQKVELDSRYLSAALKKYQTEQRSKGDALDKCQAELKKLRKKSQGSKNPQKYSDKELQYIDAISNKQGELENYVSDGYKTALTEERRRFCFLVEKQCAVAKNSAAYHSKGKELLAQKLPLWQQACADPSKIPERAVQLMQQVASNGAALPSALSASKSNLVISDPIPGAKPLPVPPELAPFVGRMSAQENTPIMNGVAGPDGEDYSPWADRKAAQPKSLSPPQSQSKLSDSYSNTLPVRKSVTPKNSYATTENKTLPRSSSMAAGLERNGRMRVKAIFSHAAGDNSTLLSFKEGDLITLLVPEARDGWHYGESEKTKMRGWFPFSYTRVLDSDGSDRLHMSLQQGKSSSTGNLLDKDDLAIPPPDYGATSRAFPAQTASGFKQRPYSVAVPAFSQGLEDYGSRSMSRNPFAHVQLKPTVTNDRSAPLLS